CTATATTTAGGATCAGAACAGATAGAGATACACTTTGTAATGAGAAAAACGAACAAACAATACAGTCGTGTACAAAACTATTATCGGGTGGTCAAGTCAGTATTCTGTTTAGCGCCCACAAAATCTGAGAAGTTATTGATAAAGAGTAAAGCAGCAGCTAGAATAGTGGCCAGAGATGGGAATGAGCATATGCTTGCAGAATTTGGAAGCGAATCTGGAgaacctgaaacacaaaaagaagTTTAAACAAGGCAAGAAACACAGAGAGCGGTGGACTTGGAAAATGAATAAGATGCGTATATACTTGCAAGGCAGGCGACTGGGTTGACATGTTGTCCACATCTTCCGGGTAACTGCTGGGCCTCACTGGCATCGATGCCAGCCTGCTGAGCTTCACTGCTGCCCTTGTTGCTTACCAAGCTACACAGGCATTTTGGATCGGACTTGATCACCGATTTCAGAGGATCACAGCAACTGTCCGGAGGGTCTTCGGTTCCATTAAGGTAGTTTAAGCAAGGAGCAAGCTGGTTAAGGCAAGAGGTGTCCTGAGCCCATCCCTCTGCCACCAAATTGGCCAAGGCCAGAATTAATACA
This window of the Corylus avellana chromosome ca5, CavTom2PMs-1.0 genome carries:
- the LOC132180576 gene encoding non-specific lipid transfer protein GPI-anchored 30, encoding MEKKKLWACYGIVLILALANLVAEGWAQDTSCLNQLAPCLNYLNGTEDPPDSCCDPLKSVIKSDPKCLCSLVSNKGSSEAQQAGIDASEAQQLPGRCGQHVNPVACLASSPDSLPNSASICSFPSLATILAAALLFINNFSDFVGAKQNTDLTTR